The window CATTCAGCATGGTGACCCTGAAAAGGCATATCCGAATCCCATTAGCCAGGCAGACCGGCACGCCATCCAGTTCCAACATGTGCTGCAAAAAGAACATCTTCCTGTACTCCCCATCATTTCCCTCGCAGTAATGTCCTATTCTTCAACAATCATCTATGTTCCACCAGGTTATGAAACCATTTTTAACAGACTGATTTATGCCGACCAACTTCTAAGAAAAATTGACAGTCTGGAAGTGGCCTGCTCAATACCCCGGATAACAGAACCCCAGCCTGATGATGTTTACCATACTCTGCTCAAAAAACACACTCGACAAATGTCCAACAACACACTTGAAAAATACAATATTTCCATCGTTGATCTCTTCGGTGGAGTTCAATGCCCATTTTGCAAAAGGTACAAAATGCTGTATAGGTCCGCACATTGGTTTTGCCCTTCTTGTAGAAACATTTCAAAAGATGCCTACATAAAAGCAGTAAATGATTATCTCATCCTATACAAACCATTCATAACGAATGAGGATTTCCGCAAGTTTGCTGGCCTGGAATCTAGGAAAGCGGCCACTAAAATGTTGTCTGCTTTGGATTTAGTCACGATTGGCACAAACAAAGGAACTATCTACTTCCTTACGTTTCACCCTCTACTGACATGAAATTATTTCCTAATCTTAATATCTTGACTAACCTGTATATACAGGATATAGTTGTCAATGTAACTTGTATATACAGGACAACGACATACGCCTAACTCTTTTTTCAAAAAAGAATGAAAGCGCTAAATTATTAAACGACTGTACACTGCAAGGGGGATAAAGGGCTTGGAAATTTATGTTTACTTTTTCCTTTTTGGAGAAAAGTAAGGATGGACCAATCCAGCCCAAATCGCAAACGCTATCATCTATCATTTTAGGAGGAGACACCATGGATCTGAAAAAGTCAGCATCTGAGATTGTTGACGCAGTCGGCGGCCAAGACAATATTGCAGCCGCAACCCACTGTGTCACACGCCTGCGTTTCGCTTTGAAGGACGAAGGCAAAGTAAACAAAGAACAATTAGAAAACATCGACGTTGTCAAAGGGTCGTTCTCTGCAAATGGCCAGTTCCAGGTTGTAATCGGCCAGGGGACCGTCGATAAAGTATACAATGAAATGACAGGCCAAACGGGCATTGCCCAAGGAAGCAAGCAAGACATAAAAGATGCGGCAGAGTCTAATTTGAATCCACTCCAGCGCGCGATTAAAACGCTTGCGGACATCTTCATTCCGATTTTGCCAGCAATCGTTACTGCGGGTCTTTTGCTAGGTATCAACAATATCCTTACCGGCGCTGATATTTTCTACGAAGGCAAATCTTTAGTACAAGTTCATCCTGAGTGGGCTGACTTTGCGTCAATCATCAACCTGATTGCCGGAACAGCGTTCGCCTTCCTTCCAGCACTGGTTGGCTGGGCCGCGGTCACCAAGTTCGGCGGCAGTCCGCTGCTTGGTATTGTCCTTGGCCTTTCGCTTGTACACCCGGATCTCCTGAATGCATGGGGATGGGGCGCCGCACAGCAAACAGGCGAAATTCCTACTTGGAATCTCTTTGGCCTGGAAATCCAGAAAGTCGGTTATCAAGGCCAAGTATTGCCAGTCCTGGTGGCATCATATGTCTTGGCTAAACTTGAAATTTGGCTCCGCAAGAAAATTCCGGATGCGTTCCATCTTCTGCTCGTAGCACCAATCGCACTATTAGTTACTGGTTTCTTATCTTTCATTGTTATTGGGCCGGTTACATTTACAGTTGCTTCATGGATTACAGACCTGTTCACTGGAATTTTTGATTTCGCCCCAGCGATAGGCGGGTTTGTTTATGGAGCGCTATATGGCCCACTTGTTATAACAGGTATGCACCATACGTTCCTGGCTGTTGACCTGCAGCTGATTGGCAGTACAGGCACAACATTCCTGTGGCCAATCCTGGTTATGTCCAATATTGCCCAGGGTTCTGCGGCACTCGCAATGATGCTGCTAGTTGACGATAAAAAGCTGAAAAGCCTATCCGGTACATCAGCAATTTCCGCTTATCTTGGTATTACTGAACCGGCTATGTTCGGGGTAAACCTCCGCTTCCGCTTCGCATTTATTTCAGCGATGATCGGTTCTGCGATTGCTGGTGCTTTCATCACAGTCAACAAAACTCTTGCTCCATCAATCGGTGTAGGTGGTCTGCCAGGCTTCCTGTCGATCGTGCCGCAAAAATGGGCTCCGTTCTTTATTGGAATGGCCATTGCTTTAGTCGTGCCTTTCGTCCTTACCTACTTCTGGGGCAAAGGCCGCGCACGCCGCGAAGTAAAGGTACAGGAAACACAGCTTTAATCTTTAATTGAATCAAAAAATTGGATACCATTGGCCATCCTGGCTAGTGGTATCTTTTCTAATCCGGGTGGTGCCGAGTTCCATTCTAAAAAAACGGGGAGTGATATGGCACACCCCAGAAAATGAGGTGCAAAACATGAACGAACCTTGGTGGAAACGATCAGTCGTATACCAAATCTATCCGAAAAGCTTTAAAGACTCTTCTGGAAAAGGTGTCGGTGACATTGTTGGAATCATTGACAAGCTTGACTATTTGAAACAGCTTGGGGTTGATGTCATCTGGCTAACCCCGATTTACAAATCGCCACAAAGGGACAATGGCTACGACATCAGTGATTATTTTTCAATTCACGAAGAATATGGCACAATGGATGACTTTAATCGGCTCCTGGAAGAAGCCCATTCTCGCGGCTTAAAAATCATCATGGATATTGTTGTGAACCACACATCGACTGAGCATCCGTGGTTCCAGGAAGCGCGCAAGTCGAAGGACAACCCGTATCGGGACTTCTACATATGGAAGGATCCTGTCGACGGCGGCCCGCCAACAAATTGGGAATCGAAATTTGGGGGAAATGCCTGGGAGTATGATGAGAATACAGGCCAGTACTACTTGCATCTGTTTGACGTCACCCAGGCCGATTTGAATTGGGAAAACGAAAAGGTGCGCCAGGAAGTGTATGAAATGATGACATTCTGGTTTGAAAAAGGCGTAGATGGATACCGCCTTGATGTCATTAACTTGATTTCCAAAGACCAAAGCTACCCGAACGACGATAGAGGTGACGGACGCCGCTTTTACACAGACGGTCCTCGCGTCCATGAGTTTATGAAGGAAATGAACCGTGAGGCGTTCTCGAAGTACGATAGCATGACCGTCGGCGAAATGTCTTCAACATCGATAGACCACTGTATCCAATACAGCAATCCGGAAACCCTCGAGCTCAGCATGACTTTCAACTTCCACCACCTGAAGGTTGATTACGAGGGCGGGGACAAGTGGACACTTGCCGACTTTGACTTTATTGCCCTGAAACAAATCCTGTCCACCTGGCAGGTTGAAATGAATAAAGGTGGAGGCTGGAACGCGCTGTTTTGGTGCAACCATGACCAGCCGCGCATTGTTTCCCGTTATGGGGACGATGGCGAATACCGCGTCGAGTCCGCGAAAATGCTTGCGACAACAATCCATATGATGCAGGGAACCCCTTATATTTACCAGGGCGAAGAAATAGGGATGACCAACCCGAAATTCGATAGCATAGACGATTATCGTGATGTTGAGTCGCTTAACATGTACAACATTCTTTTATCAGAAGGAAAAACGAAAGAGGAAGTCATCAAGATTTTGAAAAGTAAGTCACGTGACAACTCGCGCACCCCGGTCCAGTGGGATGCGTCGGAAAATGCAGGATTTACGACTGGCATTCCCTGGATTGATGTGGCCAGCAACTATAAGGAAATTAACGTCGAGCAGGCGCTGGCCGATTGTGACTCCGTGTTTTACCACTACCAGTCACTTATTGCTCTGCGCAAAGGATACGACATCATCACTCATGGAGATTACGAGCTGCTTCTCGAAGACGACCCGCAACTCTTTGCATACGTTCGCCGGATGGGAGATGAGGCCCTGCTTGTCGTAAATAATTTTTACGGCAAGGAAGGAAGGTTTGAGCTGCCTAAAGGTATTAGCTTTGCTGGCCAGGATGCACATGTGTTGATTTCTAATTACAAGGATACCCCGATGGATTACCGCAGCTTTAATTTGCGGCCATATGAATCTCTAGTATTTCATATTCGGTAATCGTGCTTCTAACAGCTTATAAATGATACAATAAAGGAGGCAGTGAACCAGCTGCCTCCTACATTATTACATGAACCGGGTGAGGGACATGGTCCATAACAAGTATGACAATATTTATCAGGAACTTGCCGATCAGATCGAGTCAGGGAAACTGAAAAAGAACACGAAGCTTCCATCTGAAAATGTATTGGCAGAACAATATGGGACAAGCCGGGAAACCATTCGCAAGGCACTCAATCTTCTTTCCCAGCACGGCTACATCCAGAAAATTAAGGCAAGGGGTTCAATTGTCCTCGATATTGGCCGATTTGAATTCCCTGTTTCCGGGCTAACAAGTTTTAAGGAAGTGGCCGAAAAGGTTGGGCAGCCATTTTCGACAGAGGTACATGAACTTTATATAATGAAACCCGATCAGTTTTTGCAAAATGAACTGAAAATCCCTTCCCGTGAAGAAGTCTGGAAGGTCACAAGGACCCGGGAGACCGGCGGGGAGCGAATCATCCTTGATAAGGATTTTTTTATAAAAAAGCACGTCCCTGGCCTGACAAAGGAAATCTGTGAGAACAGCATTTATGAATATATTGAAAATGTCTTGAAGCTGAAGATTTCGTTTGCCAGGAAGGAAATCACAGTCGAGGAATGCACGGATGAGGACCGGAAGTATCTTGATCTGAACGGCACCGATCATGTGGTCGTAGTTCGCAATCATGTTTTCCTTGATAATGCCATCCTGATAGAATATACCGAATCTAGGCATCGCCTGGATAAATTCCAGTTTGTTGACTTCGCAAGGCGAAGTAAATAGTTCCTTTAAAAATTTCCGTCCAATTGGGCGGTTTTTGTATTAAAAGGGATTGAAAATTTAGGTATTGGCTTAGGTTTACTATTTTGTTAACTAGTGAAAAGATACTAGCTAAGTTTGCTGAATTACAAACTCCCAAACATGGACGAAGATAGCCAGAAATAAAACATTTCCCAGCTTCAAGAATCTAGCAATATGTTTTAGCGGTGCTTTTTGATAGAATAGGAATAAGCTGAATACGATTGAAAATGATTTTACATACAGGGCGGTGCAGAAAAATGATTGAGCAATGGGGTATTGAGGTGCTAAAGGGGATAGGTAGGATGTTTCTGCATCCTGTCTTCTACTACGTGTTTTTCCTGGCTGCGGTTCTTGGAGTAAGCCGAGTGAAACGCGAGCGGAAGAACTTCCACATCCGCGCCAAGGATGCTTACTTCGAGCTGCGCCAATTGGTCCCTGCCGGCCTTGCCGCGGGACTGGTGCTTTCAGTTGCGGCAATTGGGTTGGGTCTTGCGGTTCCAGTTGCATCGCTTTTCCTGATTGCGGCATTCACACTGCTGTTCAGCCTGACAGGTAATATGAGGCTAGTTGGGCCTGCGTATACAATTGGGGCGGCATTCTTTGCGCTTGCCATTCTTGGCGGAGTCAGCGTCAACTTCCCGTTTATCCAGGGAGCATTTGAGGAAGCCGATGATAAAATTTATCCTTCCGTAGCCATCCTGCTTTCCCTGCTAGTGATTGTTGAAGGGTTTTTGATTTTAAAAAGAGGAAGCTATGCAACGTCGCCAAAGTTACGAACAAGCAAACGCGGCCAGATAGTTGGCGTCCATGAGGCAAGAAGGCTCTGGCTGCTGCCCGTATTCCTGCTAATCCCGGGAAGCACACTGAGCCTGCCTTTCGAATGGTGGCCGGTGTTCACGCTTGGCGGGGAAACATACTCGCTATTTTTAGTGCCATTTGCAATTGGCATGCACCAGCAAGTATCTGGCATGCACCCGAAAGATGCAATCAAATCCCAGGGGAGAAAGGTTATTAAACTAGGGATTGTTGTTCTGATTATAGCTGCTGCGGGGTATTGGTATCCTATGGCTGCAGTCGTAGCTACAGCCCTTGCCATCCTAGGACGCGAAGCGCTTGCTCTTTTCCAAAAGCTAAAGGAAGACGGAATGCCTTTTTATTTTTCCCGAAAAAATAATGGTTTGATGATCCTCGGTATCATTCCCAACTCTCCAGCTGAAAAAATGGGCCTTAAGGTCGGTGAACTGATCAGTAAGGTGAACGGGACCCCTGTCCATGATGAACAGGAATTCTATGAAGCTCTGCAGCATAACCGTGCCCAGTGCCGGCTTGAAGTGTTTGACACCAACAACCAAATCCGATTCGTGCAGCGTGCCCTTTACGAAGGCGACCATCACGAGCTTGGCATCCTTTTCGTCCATGACGAGAAAAAATGGGGAGATAAAGCGGTATCGGTGTAATTTTTCATAATTAATCGGAATCTGTTTATAGTTCACTAGAATGAATTTCATAATTAGCTGGTTCTATCTTACTTGATAGACAAGCAAAAAAAGCAGTACATTATTGTACTGTTTTTTTTATAGAAAATAATTTTATTCATACAACCCCGATATTTTCTTCAGAAACATTCCTACAAGGTCCTCATAAAGGTATTTTCCCAGTTAAAACCAGGCGAATTAAAGACAACTTATCGACTTGCCTATTATATAGAAGAGGCATAACATTAAATTATTGAAACTTCGATAAATTCTGAATTTGGATTTTTTATGTATATCAAAAATATATAGTGTTACAAATTGTCTTTGAATCTAGCATTACTTAGGAAGGAGGTGAAGTTTTATATTGGTTTTTTAGCAACTTTATTAAATATGAGAGGGGCTTAACTAATAAAAAGATTAAGTCTTTTGTTATTACTGATTTTGTTGAAACTGCTTTAATTGCAGGCAAATGGAAAGATAAAACATACGGTCTTCCAATAAACAAGAAGCAACTACATTTTTTTCAACCAATGTTTAATTAATTGAAATAAAAAAGTTATTCATCTGTCCGAATAATAATAAAGAACAGTATCCTAATATGCCAAATTCAATGTGTGTTACTTTCCCATTAATCAAAAGTAGGAAGATTAACAAACTACTTTTGTAAGCGTTCTCAATCCAAACACGACCTATATACAAGGCAAATATTTTTATCGAGGAGGCTGTTTAATGAAAATACGTATGCATCGCGCCCTTATAACCATGATGTGCTTGCTTCTCACTATAGCTGGTTTTGGTGGAGTGTCATCTTCGGCAGCAGAAAGTAAGCTTTCACAGAAAATATACGGGAGCCCAGAGGAGCTTCTTTATCCCAATAATTATACGGTCGCTGTGTTTAACGGCACGGTCGGCAAGGAAGACGGGCGTAATGTGCTTTATACTACGGCGAAAGGAAAGCCGGGTTATTTGAATGTCATCGACCTGGATAATTACCAGCTGCTCCGAAGCATACCGATCGCTCCATCAGAAAGCTCTTGGGCACACACGATAGCCCCAGACGGATCGTTATACCTTGCTGCCGACGGAGGCGGAGCGAAGTTATGGAACTACTCACCGGTAACAAAAACCCCAGTGATGGTGGCCGAATTTGCTGGGCAATCTGTACCGAACAGCATTACAACGGATGAGCAGGGACGTGTTTACGTAGGTACTTATCCAGGGGGAAAAGTGTATCAATACGATCCTGCCACCAAGCAAACGAGAGATTACGGCCGGATGATCGGTACCTTAGACCAGGAATATGTTCGTTCAATTGCTTACCAGGGTGGACATGTTTATGCAGGTACAGCTCATAAGCAAATTGTCAAAGTCAATCTCGAAACCGGCGAAAAAACAAATATTGCGGGTGCTCTTAATGTAAAACAAGACACGGTATATGACTTAAGCACCATTGATGACCGTTACTTGTTAGCTCGTTATACGGACGGCAGCGGGGTTCCGGGTGAAGGTTTTATCTACGATACTCAGACGGAAACTTGGCTCGACGTTGTATTAGAAAATCTAGTTGGGCTCCATGCAACGGATTCATTGGATGGAAAATTGTATTTCCTAGCCGACAAGCAATTGAAAACATTCGATTTGACCAGCCACCAGATAGAATCGACCGGCATGACATATGGAAGCGGGTTCCGGGGAGTGGATTGGGTTGAGTTTCCGAACAAGCCTGAGCTGCCCGGTAAAAATTTAGTAACCGTTCGTTATGATGGTGGCGTAACCATCATGAATATTGAGACAAAAAAGGTTCACACCTTGCCCCCTATTGTTCCTGGATTGCCGGGAGTCGTTAACCAACTCAGTGCGGTCTCAGAAACTCAGTTGATAGCAACAGGCTCGCAGGCGAGATCTTCTCTTGTTGATCTGGAAAGTAAGACGACTCAGCCGTTCAATATTGGCCAGGCGGACAGTGTATATACAGTAGGGAACAAAGTGTATTTGGGAGTTTATCCGGAGGGCACGTTATACGAATACGATTTATCCGCGGAACCTAGCAGTACGAATCCGAAAAATCTAGCGGTTCTAGGCAACCAGCAAGAACGGCTTGTAAACATTACGGGTGGCAATGACAAAATCTATATTTCGACGATTTCTGGTTATGGAACCTTGGGAGGTTCTCTAACGGTATATGATCCTTCAACTGGGGAAACCCGTGTACAACGTAACGTTGTCGAGAACCAAAGCGTGCTAAGCACGACGTTCCATGATGGCAAGCTATTTGGCTCTACGACTATTCGCGGCGGTCTTGGCTCAGAGCCGACTGAAGCGGAAGCGAAAATTTTTGTTTGGGACACGGAAACAGAACAAAAAATCGCTGAATTTCCGCTTCGCATTCCAGGCTTAGATAAGCCGATCTTTATCGGAGATCTCTCAGTAGGGCCTGACGGATTGATCTGGGGAGCTTCTTATGAGTTTATCTTCGCGATTGACCCGAATACGTACGAAGTTGTTAAAAGCAAGAAAATTCACCAGAAGCTGAATTTCAGTCATTGGGCTCACCATCCTCTCCGATGGTCTGAGGACGGACTGCTTTATGTCCTCTTCAATAACAAGTTGACCGTGATTGATCCGGAAACGTTGGAGTCACGTACACTGACCGATGCAACGCGCTTTGATTTAGGTCTGGACGGTCACATATATTTTACAGATGCACAGACGAATACGATTCTTTACCGAATGGAAGTGGACGGGGAAATTAAAGAGCCGTTCCCGGACGTTTCGGTTCCTGTGAAAAACGCCGGTTTTGAAGAGGGCGGAAGTACGAATGCTATACCAGGATGGAGTCCGCTCTTTGCTACCGGTACCGGCTACTCGTATGAGCTTAGCAGCGAGAAGAGCTTCACGGGTAGCTATAGCTTAAAGACTACAGATACTCGGCGGGATGCTTCTGTGGCCGTCATTAGTGACAAGGTTCCCGTAATTCCCGGAGAAGAATATGAAGCAGGAGTCAATTTGTACATTAAATCGGGTCAGCCAGGTTTTATGTTCCGCTTCTTTGACAAGAACAACGCTACAATCTCGACATTGGAAACGCATTTAGATGAATCCCGGTTATCACAATGGCAGCACGTGATTCTTAGAGGCAAGGCGCCTGCTAATGCGGCATATGCAAAATTGATAGCTGTTACATCGCGTTATAATATTTCGGAAGCGTATTATGACGATTTCACTGTGAAATACAAGGATAAGGTTGTTCCTGTATCGCACGCAAGCTTCGATCCAGCTCCGAACGAAAACGGCTGGATTAACAGCGACACCGTTATTTCGCTCGCAGCAGACAAGGCCTATTCGATCACGTATTCAGCCGAGGGCGCACAAGCTGCTGACCAGGTAACGGCAAAGGAAAATGAAGTTAAAGTCCCTATAAATAAGGAAGGCAAAACGACGCTCACGTATTATGCTACGAACTATTCAGGTGTTCAAGAAGCGCCAAAGACGCTTGAAGTGAACATTGACAAGACAGCTCCAGTTATTGAATTTACCGGTCAGCCGGAGTATTCCGTTTCAGAAACTATCAAAATCAGCTGTACGGCATCAGACAACTTGTCTGGTTTGGCAGACGAACCGTGCACAGGATCGTTAATAGAGCGCCCAGCATACGAGTTTGGGCCGGGAAGCCATGACATTACCGTTACTGCTGAAGACAGAGCCGGCAATAAAGCAAACTCGACCTTTACTTTCCAGGTCACTGTCACGTACGTGGGGCTGGCTGAGCTTGCCCGTCAGTTTGCAGGTGAGGATACCGGGCTTGCTAATGCATTATCAAGTAAGCTTGAAAATGCGCAAGAGGCAGAGGAACGTGGAGATGCAAACGCAAAGGCTGGAATGATTCAAGCGTTTATCAACCAGACAGAAGCTCAAAGCGGTAAGAAATTAACAGAGGGGCAAGCGCAAATTCTTAGCGAACTCGCAGGTCATTTGTAAAAAAGTAAGTTTTAGCCGAGCAGATTTCAGGTGTAACATTCTGATTTTGGCTCGGCTTTTCTATTTTTATATTGCAATCAGGGGTCTGATAATCGTCTGTCCTTAAGAGGCCTGTCCAAAAACACCTTGGACCTGGGTCTGCTTTTCTGTGCCCATAATTTGAAAAAGTGGGCGCTTACACTGAAAAGCAACAAGAAAATAGGGTAAGAACGTAGGATGAACACCCAGAAATTGGTTGATATTCATTAAATATCAAAAAATAAAGCAAAAAACATAAAAGGCTGCCCCAAAACAGTCGTCATTCAACGACCTTTTGGGACAACCTCTTTCATAGTGTTGAAACACAACTTAGTCAATGGAATTCCTTAAAATCCGGTTTATTCTGACCATTTGTATCCGACGCCCCACACGGTTGACAAATATTCGTTAACGGGAAATCCGGCTTTTCTCAACTTATCACGCAGGTTTCTAACATGGGAATCGATTGTCCTATCTTCCGTTACAACTGAATGGCCCCAAATTGTTGTTAACAGGTGCTCCCGCGAGAAGACTTTGTTTTTATTCTGCATAAACAAACTCAGCATGGCGAATTCCTTCGGGGTTAAGGAGACTGGCTTGCCTTCAAAAGATAGTTCGAAAGAATCCTGATTTAGCACCAATCCCTTGAATGACAGAGTATTGTTTGAAGGGCCTTTCCTTCTTAGTACAGCTTCAAGCCTTGCAATAAGTTCCTCTTCATCGAACGGCTTCTGGACATAGTCGTCAGCCCCAAGCTTAAGGCCTTTAACAATATCCGATTTCTCGGTTCTTGCTGTCAACATGATGATTGGAATGTCCCAATGACGCCTTATTTCCCGGCATGTTTCCCATCCGTCCATCTCAGGCATCATAACATCGAGAAGGACCAAGTCAGCCCCTTCCGTTTCCAAGTAGTCCAATGCGGCTAAGGGGGAAGTGAACTTAATACACCTGTAGCCCTTCGGCATTAAATACAAGGAGATTAAATCAAGCATCCTTTCTTCGTCATCGATTAAAATTACTTTTTTCAAGTATGAATCACCCCAGTTGGCTGCCTTATGACTACTATTATAACTGTTTCCAAATTAAATAGATTTAGATATTTTGTTAAGAATATGAGGGTCAGGGGCAACTAAATCTGTATGTTCATATAATGCTGTGAGGTGATAGGTACG is drawn from Bacillus sp. FJAT-18017 and contains these coding sequences:
- a CDS encoding nuclease-related domain-containing protein; this translates as MKRSKPKELLELEVILDRLRRGHPAWERIKEKHRILMAGYNGEKNVDYHLSFLDDRKFRLIPGLRLEDKHFFQMDNVALCQSFYLNLEVKNYAGPLSYNPQTDQFIQHGDPEKAYPNPISQADRHAIQFQHVLQKEHLPVLPIISLAVMSYSSTIIYVPPGYETIFNRLIYADQLLRKIDSLEVACSIPRITEPQPDDVYHTLLKKHTRQMSNNTLEKYNISIVDLFGGVQCPFCKRYKMLYRSAHWFCPSCRNISKDAYIKAVNDYLILYKPFITNEDFRKFAGLESRKAATKMLSALDLVTIGTNKGTIYFLTFHPLLT
- the treP gene encoding PTS system trehalose-specific EIIBC component, translating into MDLKKSASEIVDAVGGQDNIAAATHCVTRLRFALKDEGKVNKEQLENIDVVKGSFSANGQFQVVIGQGTVDKVYNEMTGQTGIAQGSKQDIKDAAESNLNPLQRAIKTLADIFIPILPAIVTAGLLLGINNILTGADIFYEGKSLVQVHPEWADFASIINLIAGTAFAFLPALVGWAAVTKFGGSPLLGIVLGLSLVHPDLLNAWGWGAAQQTGEIPTWNLFGLEIQKVGYQGQVLPVLVASYVLAKLEIWLRKKIPDAFHLLLVAPIALLVTGFLSFIVIGPVTFTVASWITDLFTGIFDFAPAIGGFVYGALYGPLVITGMHHTFLAVDLQLIGSTGTTFLWPILVMSNIAQGSAALAMMLLVDDKKLKSLSGTSAISAYLGITEPAMFGVNLRFRFAFISAMIGSAIAGAFITVNKTLAPSIGVGGLPGFLSIVPQKWAPFFIGMAIALVVPFVLTYFWGKGRARREVKVQETQL
- the treC gene encoding alpha,alpha-phosphotrehalase — protein: MNEPWWKRSVVYQIYPKSFKDSSGKGVGDIVGIIDKLDYLKQLGVDVIWLTPIYKSPQRDNGYDISDYFSIHEEYGTMDDFNRLLEEAHSRGLKIIMDIVVNHTSTEHPWFQEARKSKDNPYRDFYIWKDPVDGGPPTNWESKFGGNAWEYDENTGQYYLHLFDVTQADLNWENEKVRQEVYEMMTFWFEKGVDGYRLDVINLISKDQSYPNDDRGDGRRFYTDGPRVHEFMKEMNREAFSKYDSMTVGEMSSTSIDHCIQYSNPETLELSMTFNFHHLKVDYEGGDKWTLADFDFIALKQILSTWQVEMNKGGGWNALFWCNHDQPRIVSRYGDDGEYRVESAKMLATTIHMMQGTPYIYQGEEIGMTNPKFDSIDDYRDVESLNMYNILLSEGKTKEEVIKILKSKSRDNSRTPVQWDASENAGFTTGIPWIDVASNYKEINVEQALADCDSVFYHYQSLIALRKGYDIITHGDYELLLEDDPQLFAYVRRMGDEALLVVNNFYGKEGRFELPKGISFAGQDAHVLISNYKDTPMDYRSFNLRPYESLVFHIR
- the treR gene encoding trehalose operon repressor gives rise to the protein MVHNKYDNIYQELADQIESGKLKKNTKLPSENVLAEQYGTSRETIRKALNLLSQHGYIQKIKARGSIVLDIGRFEFPVSGLTSFKEVAEKVGQPFSTEVHELYIMKPDQFLQNELKIPSREEVWKVTRTRETGGERIILDKDFFIKKHVPGLTKEICENSIYEYIENVLKLKISFARKEITVEECTDEDRKYLDLNGTDHVVVVRNHVFLDNAILIEYTESRHRLDKFQFVDFARRSK
- a CDS encoding PDZ domain-containing protein, which gives rise to MIEQWGIEVLKGIGRMFLHPVFYYVFFLAAVLGVSRVKRERKNFHIRAKDAYFELRQLVPAGLAAGLVLSVAAIGLGLAVPVASLFLIAAFTLLFSLTGNMRLVGPAYTIGAAFFALAILGGVSVNFPFIQGAFEEADDKIYPSVAILLSLLVIVEGFLILKRGSYATSPKLRTSKRGQIVGVHEARRLWLLPVFLLIPGSTLSLPFEWWPVFTLGGETYSLFLVPFAIGMHQQVSGMHPKDAIKSQGRKVIKLGIVVLIIAAAGYWYPMAAVVATALAILGREALALFQKLKEDGMPFYFSRKNNGLMILGIIPNSPAEKMGLKVGELISKVNGTPVHDEQEFYEALQHNRAQCRLEVFDTNNQIRFVQRALYEGDHHELGILFVHDEKKWGDKAVSV
- a CDS encoding response regulator transcription factor, yielding MKKVILIDDEERMLDLISLYLMPKGYRCIKFTSPLAALDYLETEGADLVLLDVMMPEMDGWETCREIRRHWDIPIIMLTARTEKSDIVKGLKLGADDYVQKPFDEEELIARLEAVLRRKGPSNNTLSFKGLVLNQDSFELSFEGKPVSLTPKEFAMLSLFMQNKNKVFSREHLLTTIWGHSVVTEDRTIDSHVRNLRDKLRKAGFPVNEYLSTVWGVGYKWSE